From the Leptospira biflexa serovar Patoc strain 'Patoc 1 (Paris)' genome, one window contains:
- a CDS encoding ABC transporter permease — protein sequence MWKQNFTALQTIVRREWIRIIRIWVQTLIPPVITMALYFLIFGELVGRQIGKIGDFTYIEFIVPGLIMMSVITNSYNNVVSSFFSSKFQKNIEELLVSPTSPYTIVLGYTFGGVVRGLFVGILVTLTSLFFTNLQFQHPFIILLTVMLTSILFSLGGFFNALFAKKFDDVTIIPTFILTPLTYLGGVFYSVKNLPEFWQTISYLNPILYMVNLFRYGFIGITDVNLYFSLGFILFLSIVIFLLNVRLMKIGYGIRN from the coding sequence AAATTTTACAGCACTTCAGACCATCGTTCGACGAGAATGGATTCGGATCATTCGTATTTGGGTCCAAACTTTAATTCCACCAGTGATTACAATGGCATTGTATTTTCTTATTTTTGGTGAGCTTGTCGGCCGCCAGATTGGCAAAATTGGAGACTTTACCTATATTGAGTTTATTGTACCAGGTCTCATCATGATGAGTGTGATTACAAATTCGTATAACAATGTGGTTTCTTCTTTTTTTTCCAGTAAATTCCAAAAGAACATTGAAGAACTTTTGGTTTCCCCCACTTCACCTTATACAATTGTTCTTGGATATACATTTGGTGGAGTGGTTCGTGGTTTATTTGTAGGAATCCTTGTCACTCTCACATCTTTGTTTTTTACAAATCTACAATTCCAACATCCGTTTATCATCCTCCTCACAGTCATGTTAACCTCCATACTATTTTCGTTAGGTGGTTTTTTTAATGCCTTGTTTGCGAAAAAATTTGATGATGTGACAATCATTCCCACTTTCATCCTCACACCTCTCACCTACCTTGGTGGAGTATTTTATTCGGTAAAAAATCTACCAGAGTTTTGGCAGACCATCTCCTATTTGAATCCAATTCTTTATATGGTAAACTTATTCCGTTATGGTTTTATTGGGATTACTGATGTGAATTTATATTTTTCCCTAGGATTTATCCTCTTTCTTTCTATTGTCATCTTTTTACTCAATGTTAGGTTAATGAAAATTGGTTATGGAATTAGAAACTAA
- a CDS encoding BolA family protein: MEEVLRETFQPLELIVLDVSLEHAGHPGITKDSKETHFRIKLISDQFRDQTTVEQHRKVYSVLGPEFKKGLHALEMDLSAPKGV, encoded by the coding sequence ATGGAAGAAGTTTTACGGGAAACCTTCCAACCATTGGAACTGATAGTTCTGGATGTTTCCTTGGAGCATGCCGGTCACCCTGGAATCACAAAGGATTCAAAGGAAACCCACTTTCGAATCAAATTGATTTCCGATCAATTTCGGGACCAAACAACGGTGGAACAACACAGAAAAGTTTACTCAGTCCTTGGCCCTGAATTCAAAAAGGGATTACATGCCTTAGAAATGGACCTTTCCGCACCAAAAGGAGTCTAA
- a CDS encoding glutathione S-transferase family protein, protein MTKPTLVSFKLCPYVQRSVINLLEKKVEYEIKYIDLANKPDWFLKISPFGRVPVLVVGEEVLFESAVINEYLDETNLPSLHPKDPLLKAKHRAWAEFASALLVDQYGWTMSKEESDSNKKKEEILSKFKILESILPEPKNGTLFFAGETKHLVDTAYAPFFMRMEFLKNKGVEFDLVSGFPKVQTWSDTLLSLPSVKNSVLPEVPKEYIEFIKAHNSWMGGKL, encoded by the coding sequence ATGACAAAACCAACTCTTGTGAGCTTTAAACTTTGCCCTTACGTGCAACGTTCCGTGATCAACCTTTTAGAAAAAAAAGTAGAGTATGAAATCAAATACATTGACCTAGCAAACAAACCAGATTGGTTTTTGAAAATTTCTCCTTTTGGAAGAGTACCAGTACTCGTGGTAGGTGAGGAAGTACTGTTTGAATCGGCTGTCATCAACGAGTATTTAGATGAAACGAATCTACCTTCTCTCCACCCTAAAGACCCATTACTAAAAGCGAAACATAGAGCCTGGGCAGAATTTGCCAGTGCTTTGTTAGTAGACCAATACGGTTGGACCATGTCGAAGGAAGAAAGTGACTCCAATAAAAAAAAGGAAGAGATCCTTTCTAAATTCAAAATCCTCGAATCCATTTTACCAGAGCCAAAAAATGGCACCTTATTCTTTGCTGGTGAAACCAAACATCTCGTCGACACAGCCTATGCCCCGTTTTTTATGAGAATGGAGTTTTTAAAAAACAAGGGAGTAGAATTTGATTTGGTGAGTGGTTTTCCAAAAGTACAAACTTGGAGTGATACCTTACTTTCTTTGCCTTCTGTAAAGAATTCTGTTTTACCAGAAGTGCCAAAAGAATACATTGAATTTATCAAAGCCCACAACTCATGGATGGGAGGAAAATTATAG
- a CDS encoding BolA/IbaG family iron-sulfur metabolism protein, which yields MTIPEIQKKIEEGLPGCTVEILDPYRDGVHIKAVVTYQGFAGKGLIEQHRMVYATLKEELKEEIHALALETRSE from the coding sequence ATGACCATTCCAGAAATCCAAAAAAAAATCGAAGAAGGATTACCAGGTTGTACTGTAGAAATTTTAGATCCCTACCGTGATGGTGTCCATATCAAAGCAGTGGTAACCTACCAAGGTTTTGCCGGTAAGGGTCTCATTGAACAACACCGAATGGTGTATGCAACTTTAAAAGAAGAATTAAAAGAAGAAATCCATGCTTTGGCATTGGAAACAAGGAGTGAATGA
- the grxD gene encoding Grx4 family monothiol glutaredoxin: MEQELKDKIESLIKSEKVFLFMKGTPEMPQCGFSAGVVSTLKQQGISFGSFNVLSDMNIREGIKEYTNWPTIPQLYINGEFVGGHDITVQMAQSGELKKKIG, encoded by the coding sequence ATGGAACAAGAGTTAAAAGATAAAATTGAATCGTTAATCAAATCAGAGAAGGTATTTCTTTTTATGAAAGGAACACCGGAAATGCCTCAGTGCGGATTTTCTGCTGGAGTGGTTTCCACTCTCAAACAACAAGGAATTTCATTTGGTTCCTTCAATGTATTGTCCGATATGAACATACGCGAAGGCATCAAAGAGTATACGAACTGGCCTACCATCCCACAACTTTATATCAACGGAGAATTTGTGGGGGGTCATGACATCACCGTGCAAATGGCACAATCTGGTGAACTTAAGAAAAAAATAGGATAA
- a CDS encoding glutathione S-transferase N-terminal domain-containing protein → MIRLYQYDSCPYCYRVRQSISALGLVEGKDYELVEARNGTAGREEVIRLGGISQVPFLVDGGVKMYESLDIIDYLEKKFS, encoded by the coding sequence ATGATTCGTCTCTACCAATATGATTCTTGTCCTTATTGTTACCGTGTTCGGCAATCCATTTCGGCACTTGGTCTTGTGGAAGGAAAGGATTATGAATTGGTAGAGGCAAGGAATGGCACCGCTGGCCGAGAGGAAGTGATCCGTCTCGGAGGCATTTCCCAAGTTCCCTTTCTTGTGGATGGTGGTGTGAAGATGTATGAATCTCTAGACATCATCGATTATCTAGAAAAAAAGTTTTCGTAA